The Peribacillus simplex genome contains a region encoding:
- a CDS encoding FMN-binding negative transcriptional regulator, translated as MYIPKQFEIKELEAAYDVIQENGFATLCSMHEGMPFATHLPLLLNKEKTYLYGHFARPNPQWKDIENQTVLAVFHGPHCYISSSWYETNQAVPTWNYVTVHVYGEVELIEDEQELTDTLHDMVFKYEAPDSSYNLQDLDADFLAGMNKGIQGFKIKINKMEGKAKLSQNHSLHRQELVINQLEQIQNTDEQKISSLMKANLKK; from the coding sequence ATGTATATCCCTAAGCAATTTGAAATAAAAGAATTAGAAGCAGCCTACGATGTAATACAGGAGAATGGTTTTGCAACATTGTGTTCAATGCATGAAGGCATGCCTTTTGCTACACATTTACCACTGCTGTTGAATAAGGAGAAAACCTATTTGTATGGTCATTTTGCTCGTCCGAACCCTCAATGGAAAGATATTGAAAATCAAACTGTCTTAGCAGTCTTTCATGGTCCTCACTGTTATATCTCCTCTTCTTGGTATGAGACGAACCAAGCTGTACCAACTTGGAATTATGTGACTGTTCATGTATACGGCGAAGTCGAGCTTATTGAGGATGAACAGGAGTTAACGGATACCTTGCATGACATGGTATTCAAGTATGAAGCCCCTGATAGTTCATACAATTTGCAAGATTTAGATGCTGACTTTCTCGCTGGGATGAACAAAGGCATTCAAGGCTTCAAAATTAAAATCAACAAAATGGAGGGGAAAGCGAAGTTAAGTCAAAACCATTCATTACATCGACAAGAGCTGGTTATCAATCAACTGGAACAGATCCAAAATACAGATGAGCAAAAAATTTCCTCTTTAATGAAGGCAAACCTAAAAAAATAA
- a CDS encoding PLP-dependent aminotransferase family protein translates to MINAIFAFKEDSPRYKQIYEQFKSFIERGDLLADEQLPSIRQLADSLQVSRNTTLMAYDQLVAEGYIRGEGRKGYFVNELEPLLSQEELIPHNKTQREPATPTLIDFRAGAVDQAQFPLKIWRRIANQVLTLQESYQYGEPFGEVCLREQIATYLLQSRGVKTDANAIIIGSSTQQMLINLGHILKGDFPSITVEDPGYDGAREAFQFHCFTIETLPVYETGADFSQLEQIKSRLIYVTPSHHSPYGVSMSIQQRQTLIHWANKMQGYIIEDDYDSEFRYTQQPFPALASIDSARVIYLGNFSKSFLPGIRLSYMVLPEPLLTHYKNQFLHFESTTSLPSQLAMAKFMEEGEWNRHIKRMRLVYKRKMQHLASILKKQFDQNISIIGKQSGLYVLIKVHLERSEDWLIERASFHGVKVYPTSLYFIKNNTAEPIIKLGFSNLSCEEIELGVELLKKAWL, encoded by the coding sequence ATGATAAATGCCATTTTTGCTTTTAAGGAGGATTCCCCCAGATACAAACAAATTTACGAGCAGTTTAAGTCATTTATTGAAAGGGGTGACTTACTTGCCGATGAACAATTGCCCTCCATCCGCCAACTGGCAGATTCCCTTCAAGTAAGTCGCAATACGACATTAATGGCTTATGATCAACTTGTAGCTGAAGGCTATATTCGTGGAGAAGGGAGAAAGGGTTATTTTGTAAATGAATTAGAGCCACTTTTATCCCAAGAAGAGTTAATTCCTCATAATAAAACGCAAAGGGAGCCAGCGACACCTACCCTTATTGATTTCCGGGCTGGTGCCGTAGATCAAGCACAATTCCCTCTGAAAATTTGGAGGAGGATTGCCAATCAAGTATTAACATTACAGGAGAGTTATCAATATGGGGAACCCTTTGGTGAGGTGTGCCTACGTGAACAAATTGCCACATACTTACTCCAATCCCGTGGGGTGAAAACAGATGCGAATGCCATCATTATCGGCAGCAGTACCCAACAAATGCTTATCAATCTTGGACATATACTGAAGGGTGATTTTCCAAGCATTACAGTAGAAGACCCTGGATATGATGGCGCTAGGGAAGCTTTTCAATTCCATTGTTTTACGATTGAGACTTTACCAGTTTATGAGACAGGTGCTGATTTTTCGCAATTGGAACAAATCAAATCACGTTTAATCTATGTAACCCCTTCCCATCACAGTCCATATGGGGTAAGCATGTCCATTCAACAACGGCAAACGCTTATTCATTGGGCTAACAAGATGCAAGGGTATATTATCGAAGACGATTATGATAGTGAATTTCGCTATACGCAGCAACCATTTCCCGCTCTCGCTTCCATTGATTCTGCAAGAGTCATTTATCTAGGGAATTTCTCGAAGTCCTTTCTTCCAGGAATTCGGTTAAGTTATATGGTGTTGCCAGAGCCACTTTTAACCCATTATAAAAATCAATTTCTTCATTTCGAAAGTACCACTTCACTTCCAAGCCAGCTCGCAATGGCTAAATTTATGGAAGAGGGAGAATGGAATCGCCATATTAAACGTATGCGTCTTGTTTATAAACGAAAAATGCAGCACTTGGCATCAATATTAAAAAAGCAATTCGATCAAAATATATCCATTATCGGTAAGCAGTCAGGTTTGTATGTATTAATCAAAGTACACCTGGAACGTTCAGAAGATTGGCTAATAGAGCGAGCTTCCTTTCATGGTGTTAAAGTGTACCCCACCTCACTCTACTTCATTAAAAATAATACCGCTGAACCAATTATCAAACTTGGCTTCAGTAATCTTTCTTGTGAGGAAATCGAGCTTGGCGTGGAACTCCTAAAAAAGGCTTGGTTATAA
- a CDS encoding GNAT family N-acetyltransferase, translating into MTTKNIKKCTLEDSRELQEISYETFDETFKDQNSAENMNAYLERAFNLKQLEKELSNISSQFFFVYFNDQVAGYLKVNTNDAQTEEMGDESLEIERIYIKNKFQKHGLGKYLLNKAMEIAKERNKKKIWLGVWEKNENAIAFYKKLGFVQTGAHSFYMGDEEQIDFIMTKALL; encoded by the coding sequence ATGACGACTAAAAATATTAAAAAGTGTACCCTTGAAGATTCACGCGAACTTCAAGAAATTAGTTATGAAACATTTGATGAGACATTTAAGGATCAGAATTCAGCCGAAAATATGAATGCCTATTTGGAAAGGGCATTTAACTTAAAACAATTAGAAAAAGAATTATCCAATATTTCTTCGCAATTCTTTTTTGTTTATTTTAATGATCAAGTAGCTGGATATTTAAAGGTCAATACGAATGATGCACAGACTGAGGAAATGGGTGATGAATCACTTGAAATCGAGAGGATTTATATAAAGAACAAATTTCAAAAACATGGGCTTGGTAAATATCTGCTAAATAAAGCTATGGAAATTGCGAAGGAACGTAATAAAAAGAAAATCTGGCTCGGAGTATGGGAAAAAAATGAAAATGCTATTGCCTTTTATAAGAAACTGGGGTTTGTTCAAACTGGTGCCCATTCTTTTTATATGGGTGATGAAGAACAAATAGACTTTATAATGACCAAAGCACTTCTATAA
- a CDS encoding YczE/YyaS/YitT family protein, translated as MKYVFYVLGILLLTLGICFTIQSDLGTSPFDALLVGLSMNVGLTVGSWEIIMALILICCNSFLKRQRPEVLGLLTAFITGIGIDMWLFLLHNLITPELWYSKVVCFGIGLVVIGLGTATYLHTNFAPIPVDRLTLIIQELTRTNIFFSRTFIYLGFLLMAMVLNGPVGVGTLLTVCLGGLMLNFFMPLTEKVLDRILTNSSPSPNYDKDKNHSI; from the coding sequence GTGAAATATGTTTTTTATGTATTAGGAATTTTACTATTAACTCTTGGTATTTGTTTCACTATACAATCAGACCTTGGAACTTCACCTTTTGATGCACTTTTAGTAGGCCTGTCCATGAATGTGGGGCTTACTGTCGGAAGTTGGGAAATCATAATGGCTTTAATATTGATATGTTGTAATTCATTTTTAAAAAGGCAAAGACCAGAAGTTTTGGGGTTGTTAACAGCATTTATAACGGGTATTGGTATTGATATGTGGCTTTTTTTATTGCACAATTTGATAACACCTGAACTATGGTACAGCAAAGTTGTTTGTTTTGGAATCGGCTTGGTTGTTATAGGATTAGGAACTGCAACATATTTACACACAAATTTTGCACCGATTCCAGTTGACCGATTAACATTAATCATACAAGAATTAACTAGAACAAATATATTTTTTTCAAGAACCTTCATTTACCTCGGATTCTTGCTAATGGCAATGGTCCTAAATGGGCCAGTTGGCGTTGGAACTTTATTAACCGTTTGTTTAGGCGGGCTAATGCTAAATTTCTTCATGCCACTTACTGAAAAAGTATTAGACCGCATATTAACAAACTCTAGTCCATCACCAAATTATGATAAAGATAAAAACCATTCAATATAG
- a CDS encoding hydrolase, with the protein MMSSRNSSSRQSSSSRRNRCNGCVCNTLRRLRPGTEVDVFLSGGTVLEDVIFRAFDNNTCCARFRDEETEPGTVIFVDCRDIQALRIE; encoded by the coding sequence ATGATGTCAAGTCGAAATTCATCGAGTCGTCAATCCAGTTCATCTCGTAGAAACAGGTGTAATGGATGTGTATGTAATACATTACGCCGTTTGCGTCCTGGTACAGAAGTAGACGTTTTTTTATCTGGAGGCACAGTTCTTGAAGATGTTATCTTCCGTGCCTTTGACAACAATACTTGTTGTGCCCGATTCAGAGACGAAGAGACCGAGCCTGGTACTGTCATTTTTGTTGACTGCCGAGACATCCAAGCCCTTCGCATCGAGTAA
- a CDS encoding cysteine hydrolase family protein produces the protein MKQTLLIIDAQQELIEGNKEGQGVFEKEKIVSNINTVIDKAINESISVVFIRDLDVSNGEGPGFQIHKDIKVPSTAIIFDKAATNSFYGTPLLEHLSKNNVDHIVIMGCKTEHCIDTAVRTATINHFDVTLVGDGHSTSDSKNLSAKQIILHHNETLHGHYNVDNFSLVRNSNEELFEPVHNNYR, from the coding sequence TTGAAACAAACATTACTGATAATCGATGCTCAACAGGAATTAATAGAAGGTAATAAAGAAGGACAAGGAGTCTTTGAGAAAGAAAAAATCGTTAGTAACATTAATACTGTAATTGATAAAGCGATAAATGAAAGTATCTCCGTTGTTTTTATAAGAGATTTAGATGTTTCAAATGGAGAAGGCCCCGGATTCCAGATACACAAGGATATTAAAGTACCATCAACTGCTATCATATTTGATAAAGCTGCCACAAATTCATTTTATGGCACTCCATTACTCGAACATTTAAGTAAAAACAATGTAGATCATATTGTAATAATGGGATGTAAGACGGAACATTGTATTGATACAGCTGTTAGAACAGCAACAATCAATCATTTTGATGTGACATTAGTTGGTGATGGACATTCTACTTCTGATTCCAAAAACTTATCTGCAAAACAAATAATCCTTCATCACAATGAAACCCTTCACGGTCACTATAATGTAGACAATTTTTCACTTGTTAGAAATTCTAATGAAGAATTGTTTGAACCTGTTCACAATAATTACCGATAA
- a CDS encoding DinB family protein, with protein MQTFFRYNWMVREDWYRWCEELSEEELLRNRTGGMGSILHTLFHIVDVEWSWIRLLQGKTDFQESFDSYKSLNKVRKLDAEFHLEVENFVNNWDASMENQLFYDTLQDGRIVTDTWGEIMRHTIAHEIHHIGQLSIWARELGKKPVSANLIGRGLSSHSNK; from the coding sequence TTGCAAACTTTTTTTAGATATAACTGGATGGTAAGAGAAGACTGGTATCGTTGGTGTGAAGAGTTAAGTGAAGAAGAACTTCTGCGGAACCGAACGGGTGGAATGGGTAGTATATTGCATACACTTTTCCATATTGTTGATGTCGAATGGAGCTGGATACGTCTCTTACAAGGGAAAACTGACTTTCAGGAGAGTTTCGATAGTTATAAAAGCTTGAACAAAGTTCGAAAATTGGACGCTGAATTTCATTTAGAAGTGGAAAACTTTGTGAACAACTGGGATGCTAGTATGGAAAATCAATTATTTTATGATACCTTGCAAGATGGAAGAATTGTGACGGATACTTGGGGTGAAATAATGCGACATACTATTGCTCACGAAATTCACCATATAGGGCAATTATCAATTTGGGCAAGGGAATTAGGGAAAAAGCCTGTTTCTGCAAACCTTATAGGTCGGGGTCTTTCCTCTCATTCCAATAAATAA
- a CDS encoding GNAT family N-acetyltransferase, whose translation MSFYFKICKQSDIGELIQRYVSTLSSPIDSFLEEHILNSVFYTINYSSEVAGYYAIHSNQYLTQFYLDLSYYNESQEIFNKVLRDHHSIQSILVPTCDELFLSLVLDHDYKIEKQAYFFQDNKVEILKGKLFKDGEFRAAVPSDAPKITEVCQEFIDKVEERIENREIFTYTKGSILLGIGIIETSKLLDKYGNIGMFTNEQYRKKGIGRTIIHHLKEWCYDNNLNPICGCWYYNAPPKQTLESAGMVSKTRLLNIKVL comes from the coding sequence ATGAGTTTTTATTTTAAAATATGTAAACAAAGTGATATTGGGGAATTAATCCAAAGATATGTTAGTACATTAAGTTCTCCTATTGATTCCTTTTTAGAGGAGCACATTCTCAATTCCGTATTTTATACAATCAATTACAGCTCTGAAGTTGCAGGTTATTATGCCATTCATAGTAACCAGTACCTAACACAATTTTATTTAGATTTATCATACTATAATGAATCCCAAGAGATTTTTAACAAGGTTCTTAGGGATCATCATTCAATTCAGTCAATACTGGTTCCAACATGCGACGAACTTTTTTTAAGTTTGGTATTAGATCATGATTATAAGATTGAAAAACAAGCTTACTTTTTCCAAGATAACAAAGTGGAAATTCTAAAGGGAAAATTATTTAAAGATGGGGAATTCAGAGCTGCGGTTCCTAGCGATGCTCCAAAAATAACTGAGGTATGTCAGGAGTTCATTGATAAAGTGGAGGAACGTATTGAAAATAGGGAAATATTCACCTACACCAAAGGAAGTATTCTTCTTGGAATAGGGATTATAGAAACAAGTAAGTTACTCGACAAATATGGAAATATCGGCATGTTTACAAATGAACAATACAGAAAAAAAGGAATTGGCAGAACGATCATACATCATTTAAAGGAATGGTGTTATGACAATAATCTAAATCCGATTTGCGGTTGTTGGTATTATAACGCTCCCCCGAAACAAACGTTAGAAAGTGCTGGTATGGTCTCTAAAACAAGATTATTAAATATCAAAGTCCTATAG
- a CDS encoding FAD-dependent oxidoreductase, translating to MIMKTKEIQEQRIAIIGAGPGGLTLARILQKHGVKTVVYEREKSPTSRQQGGTLDLHEDSGQWALKEAGLFEKFQTLARYEGEDFRLVDKTGKVYLDEVTDKNNGKRPEIDRETLRELLLDSVDSTCIQWGHKLTHAVPLENGIHELHFENGHVDTVHLVIAADGAFSRIRPLVTDSVPEYTGISMVELNIKNVATSHPGIAELNGNGTFFAIADHKSIFAQLNGNGNIRVYLSFKVDHNWLDNCEIPFNEPDKAKQQLLQYFNDWDESLKDYIRFADEAILPRRIYMLPIGLKWIHKPGVTLMGDAAHLMSPFAGKGANMAMRDAAELALSIVTHENVDQAVQRYEKKMYVYSSQSAEESDANLKLCFSDNATAKWMDLMKQYK from the coding sequence ATGATAATGAAAACAAAAGAAATACAGGAACAACGGATTGCTATTATAGGTGCAGGTCCAGGCGGTCTCACATTAGCTCGCATTTTACAGAAACATGGTGTAAAAACGGTCGTCTATGAAAGAGAAAAGTCTCCAACTAGCCGCCAACAAGGTGGTACATTAGACCTTCATGAGGATTCCGGACAATGGGCGTTAAAAGAAGCTGGATTATTTGAAAAATTCCAAACGCTGGCTCGATATGAAGGAGAGGACTTTCGTCTTGTAGATAAAACGGGTAAAGTCTATTTGGATGAAGTTACAGATAAAAATAATGGAAAGCGTCCTGAAATCGATCGTGAAACACTTCGTGAGTTATTATTAGATTCTGTTGATTCAACTTGTATTCAATGGGGACATAAGTTGACACATGCCGTTCCTTTAGAAAATGGTATACATGAACTTCACTTTGAGAATGGGCATGTTGATACTGTTCATCTTGTGATAGCTGCCGATGGCGCCTTTTCACGTATTCGCCCTCTTGTAACGGATTCCGTACCTGAATATACTGGAATCAGCATGGTTGAGCTAAATATAAAAAATGTAGCAACCTCTCATCCAGGTATTGCTGAGCTTAATGGCAATGGAACATTCTTTGCCATCGCTGATCATAAAAGTATTTTTGCGCAGCTAAATGGAAATGGGAATATTCGTGTATATTTATCATTTAAAGTTGACCACAACTGGCTAGATAATTGTGAAATCCCGTTCAATGAACCTGATAAAGCTAAACAACAGCTCCTTCAGTACTTTAATGATTGGGACGAGTCCCTAAAAGATTATATCCGATTTGCTGATGAAGCTATACTCCCAAGACGTATATATATGTTGCCTATTGGCCTTAAATGGATCCATAAACCAGGTGTAACTCTGATGGGGGATGCGGCACACTTAATGTCGCCTTTTGCCGGAAAAGGCGCAAACATGGCAATGCGGGATGCTGCGGAATTGGCATTGTCAATTGTTACGCATGAGAATGTTGATCAGGCGGTTCAACGATATGAGAAAAAAATGTATGTGTATTCCTCCCAATCAGCCGAAGAGTCAGATGCAAACCTCAAGCTTTGTTTTTCAGATAATGCCACAGCTAAATGGATGGATTTAATGAAACAATATAAATGA
- a CDS encoding TetR/AcrR family transcriptional regulator, producing MNKSERTIISRRSRPAKDPLSKDLIVRTALEILKNQGLSGLSMRKIAKDLDTGPSSLYVYVKNVQELRAYVLDYGLEKVVLSDNQDGHWKDELFDVLESYQMTLYESPGIAELALTTLPIGPNSLAMIEYILQRLHAGGIHSTSAAWGVDQLFIYATSVAFEQASRKQDGTAMDSLYVSYQSVDAREYPIISSLKEELFSGEQERFRWGLEVILQGMLQMQK from the coding sequence ATGAATAAATCAGAACGCACGATTATTAGCCGTCGTTCGCGGCCTGCTAAGGATCCATTAAGCAAAGATCTTATTGTGAGAACTGCGTTAGAAATTTTAAAGAACCAAGGCCTTTCTGGGCTGAGCATGCGTAAAATTGCCAAAGATTTAGATACGGGACCATCTTCTCTATATGTGTATGTCAAAAACGTTCAAGAGTTAAGAGCGTATGTGTTAGATTATGGACTCGAAAAAGTTGTTTTGTCAGATAACCAAGATGGGCATTGGAAAGATGAGTTATTTGATGTACTAGAATCTTATCAAATGACTCTCTATGAATCACCAGGGATCGCTGAACTTGCTTTAACGACACTTCCAATAGGACCTAACTCGTTAGCAATGATAGAATATATCCTTCAGCGGCTTCATGCGGGTGGAATTCATTCTACTTCAGCAGCGTGGGGAGTAGATCAACTATTTATCTATGCTACTTCAGTGGCATTCGAACAAGCTTCACGTAAACAGGATGGAACTGCAATGGATTCCCTTTACGTTTCTTACCAATCAGTGGATGCTAGGGAATATCCAATAATCTCTAGTTTAAAAGAGGAATTATTCTCCGGAGAACAAGAACGTTTTCGTTGGGGATTAGAAGTGATCCTGCAAGGAATGTTACAAATGCAAAAATAA
- a CDS encoding FAD-dependent oxidoreductase: MREKAVIIGGGIAGKLAAKALSHFFQQVIIVEAGQECKEKVPRKRVPQSYHPHVLLKRGEEAIEILFPEILSQLIEDGSIVTNFTNDLKWHHFGYWKSRFSGEFTLIQQSRPMLEWHLQRRVEEVPNIITRYETKTEQLLVNKHDHTVLGVRVRSCKTGLAEELDASFVVDASGSASKNIEWLQALDVKVKEERVKIQLFYATRLYSLKKQEHPEWQNLLISPSFPDNPYGAYIQTLEDNRFSVTFSGYANAHAPNTNEEFISYAKKLPVPDVLRFLEGAEPLSEIKIHRVPYQVRRRFDLAKNIPEGFLIIGDAHCRFDPLFGQGISVAAVQALELQSSLFQTKRADKGFGQRFHKRISKIIDVPWEMATTEVLRHPEIKGERTFVQPYKQWYCKRVYELSSSDPEIYSRLARVMNLIRSPLHLFHPKVLFAILTNQRHK, encoded by the coding sequence ATGCGGGAAAAGGCTGTAATCATTGGTGGGGGGATTGCCGGTAAATTAGCTGCTAAAGCGTTGTCTCATTTTTTTCAGCAAGTTATCATCGTAGAAGCAGGTCAAGAATGTAAAGAAAAAGTTCCTAGAAAAAGAGTTCCTCAGAGTTACCACCCTCACGTTTTATTGAAAAGAGGAGAAGAAGCCATTGAGATTTTGTTTCCGGAGATATTGTCTCAATTAATAGAAGATGGCAGCATCGTCACTAATTTTACAAATGATCTGAAGTGGCACCATTTTGGTTATTGGAAAAGTCGGTTTTCTGGAGAGTTTACCCTGATTCAGCAAAGCCGGCCTATGCTTGAATGGCATTTACAAAGACGGGTTGAAGAAGTTCCTAATATTATTACTCGATATGAAACAAAAACAGAGCAGCTGCTAGTAAACAAGCATGACCATACCGTTCTTGGAGTCCGAGTACGTTCCTGTAAGACGGGTCTGGCAGAAGAACTGGATGCCAGTTTTGTAGTGGATGCCAGCGGTTCTGCCTCTAAGAATATAGAGTGGCTACAAGCACTTGATGTAAAAGTGAAGGAAGAAAGAGTTAAGATTCAATTGTTTTATGCAACACGCCTTTACTCTCTTAAAAAACAAGAACATCCCGAATGGCAAAACCTCCTTATATCACCGAGCTTTCCCGATAACCCTTACGGTGCCTATATTCAAACTCTTGAAGACAACCGATTCTCTGTCACGTTCAGCGGGTATGCTAATGCACATGCACCAAACACAAATGAGGAATTTATCTCATACGCTAAAAAACTTCCTGTTCCTGACGTTCTTCGATTTCTTGAGGGAGCAGAGCCTCTTTCCGAGATTAAAATACATCGGGTTCCTTATCAAGTACGACGCCGTTTTGATCTAGCAAAAAACATTCCGGAAGGGTTCTTAATCATTGGTGATGCTCATTGCCGTTTTGATCCTCTTTTCGGACAGGGAATTTCTGTTGCTGCGGTGCAGGCTTTAGAGTTGCAATCTTCTCTTTTTCAAACGAAGAGAGCTGACAAGGGATTTGGTCAAAGATTTCATAAGAGGATTTCTAAGATTATCGACGTTCCTTGGGAGATGGCGACAACAGAGGTTCTTCGTCATCCCGAAATTAAAGGGGAGCGAACTTTTGTTCAGCCATACAAGCAGTGGTACTGCAAAAGGGTATATGAGCTTTCATCTTCTGATCCTGAAATATATAGTCGATTAGCCAGAGTAATGAATCTTATCCGAAGCCCTCTCCATCTGTTTCATCCAAAAGTACTATTCGCGATTCTTACTAATCAGCGGCATAAATGA
- a CDS encoding DUF4179 domain-containing protein, whose translation MDNKEVKSAIEKIVVPKEKVFGAIDKGLKMSGQGRKIKKKKVLAGSSAAAALLGITIASGFVNPTMNKVLANTPLIGGIFQEFNDSMGVELANQDAVTELNQSLTKNGVTVKLTSAYFDGNVVSITGFVDEDVENGHNEKGEVSFDMNFEHNKGDNDPWLNGKSTDIRKVKGGYNFQWKMEYPYKSFKENSTLPITIHNINGIKGEWNFDIPIQQEKNSTLVIDQEQGYPDDEVKIRIKEILTARASSSLIYETVEKYKDDEIYILKAIDNKGKVYRFGNGTSLEEAALEEGYHSTARTKMTKLNSNTTSLTFYPQLSVADPKVQQLLYKKSFTLKSKRLNLGLQVNDITKKGSKLVIDYQFTGLSKKLSKHQLDLFENNLKYELLLVDKEYIGEIDPENPVPPKNHSIRMNKVKTIDKKTANFQSTFDLNGEEKIMNFKLENTILQFNFSNFIPAKELQPFTVVLPVGNE comes from the coding sequence ATGGATAACAAAGAAGTAAAAAGTGCTATTGAAAAAATAGTTGTACCAAAAGAAAAAGTGTTTGGCGCTATTGATAAAGGCTTAAAAATGTCAGGGCAAGGTAGGAAAATAAAGAAAAAGAAAGTTCTTGCAGGTTCATCTGCTGCAGCTGCTCTTCTTGGAATCACCATTGCTTCTGGATTTGTTAATCCTACAATGAATAAAGTATTGGCTAATACCCCTTTAATAGGCGGGATTTTTCAAGAATTCAATGATTCAATGGGCGTTGAACTTGCAAATCAAGATGCAGTTACAGAATTAAATCAATCCTTAACTAAAAATGGAGTGACTGTAAAACTCACCAGCGCTTATTTTGATGGCAATGTGGTATCAATTACAGGATTTGTAGATGAAGATGTTGAAAATGGGCATAACGAAAAAGGGGAAGTAAGCTTTGATATGAATTTTGAACACAACAAAGGGGATAATGACCCTTGGTTGAATGGAAAGTCGACAGACATTAGGAAGGTCAAGGGGGGATACAATTTCCAATGGAAAATGGAATATCCATATAAATCATTTAAGGAGAATTCTACTCTCCCCATAACTATTCATAATATTAACGGGATAAAAGGTGAATGGAATTTTGATATCCCAATTCAGCAAGAAAAAAACAGTACACTTGTTATAGATCAGGAGCAAGGGTACCCGGATGATGAGGTCAAAATCCGTATTAAAGAGATCCTCACCGCAAGGGCGTCATCTTCGCTTATTTATGAGACGGTGGAAAAATACAAAGATGATGAAATTTATATACTAAAAGCAATTGATAATAAAGGAAAGGTATATAGGTTTGGAAACGGAACATCTCTAGAGGAGGCAGCACTAGAGGAAGGATATCATAGTACTGCTCGAACAAAAATGACCAAGCTGAACTCAAATACTACTTCACTTACTTTTTATCCGCAGCTATCTGTTGCAGACCCAAAAGTACAACAGCTATTGTACAAAAAATCATTTACGTTAAAAAGCAAACGGCTCAATTTAGGCCTTCAGGTAAATGATATAACTAAAAAGGGTAGTAAACTAGTAATCGATTATCAATTTACAGGGCTCTCCAAGAAATTGAGTAAACACCAGCTTGATTTATTTGAAAATAATTTGAAATATGAATTATTGTTGGTAGATAAGGAATATATAGGGGAAATAGATCCTGAAAATCCAGTGCCACCTAAAAATCATAGCATTCGCATGAATAAAGTGAAAACTATCGATAAAAAGACAGCGAACTTCCAATCTACATTCGATTTAAATGGAGAAGAAAAAATCATGAACTTTAAACTGGAAAATACAATTTTGCAATTCAATTTTTCAAACTTTATCCCAGCTAAGGAATTACAACCATTTACTGTTGTACTTCCAGTGGGGAATGAATAA
- a CDS encoding sigma-70 family RNA polymerase sigma factor has protein sequence MEFENDKMVKKAIRGNKKAFEQLIKQHYERIYRTAYLYVHNEEDALDVVQETTYQAYKSIHSLKHPDYFMTWLTRIIIRCAGHILKRRNNIVPLTDEVLSDLSVTYHLGHDEAIDLLNAIGQLKGNYRSAIILFYYYDYSIKTISEIMKIPEGTVKTCLSRGKAELKKSYKDEEGKCNG, from the coding sequence ATGGAGTTTGAGAATGATAAGATGGTTAAAAAAGCAATCAGGGGCAATAAAAAAGCTTTTGAACAACTCATAAAGCAGCACTATGAACGAATCTACCGGACTGCTTATCTTTATGTACATAACGAAGAGGATGCATTGGATGTCGTTCAAGAGACGACATATCAAGCTTATAAGAGTATTCACTCGTTAAAGCATCCAGATTACTTTATGACTTGGCTTACCAGGATCATTATCCGATGTGCTGGTCATATTCTCAAAAGAAGAAATAATATTGTACCACTAACAGACGAAGTATTGTCTGATTTATCGGTAACCTATCATTTAGGTCATGACGAAGCAATAGATCTATTAAATGCGATCGGACAGTTAAAAGGGAATTATAGATCCGCCATTATTTTGTTTTACTACTATGATTATTCTATTAAAACCATTAGTGAAATCATGAAGATCCCCGAAGGGACTGTAAAAACTTGTTTAAGCAGGGGGAAAGCCGAATTAAAAAAGTCCTATAAAGATGAGGAGGGCAAATGCAATGGATAA